In the genome of Bryobacteraceae bacterium, one region contains:
- a CDS encoding PA domain-containing protein, with protein sequence MSGRATFLRLSLAAGALLMPYTLDAAANVVLFNADPAGSGFNDPTPVAPVGGNAGTTLGQQRLNAFQAALNIWGATLTSSIDIVVYSTFEPLSCNATSAVLGSAGPISVFRDFTGAPVAGHWYHNALANKLAGSDLSTGDPSPLNNAEIRARFNSNLGTTGCLTGVPFYLGLDNNHGAAIDLIAVVLHEVGHGLGFSTTTSGTSGNFLASFPSIYDHYALDTSTNKLWDQMTPGERVASAINTGNLVWSGANVTGSATSVLQNGAPVMNVASPGSVAGVYEVGPALFGPPLTPAGVTGELMQVVDQANGTGLACSPLSGANALAVNNNIALIDRGTCGFTVKVANAQAAGAKAVVIADNAAGSPPASLGGTDPSITIPSVRITQADGNLLKQALRFRSRTRSGVSLTLLLDLSRLAGADPTGRVRLFAPNPFQSGSSVSHWDTTATPNLLMEPAINGDLTHSVIVPQDLTFRQLQDIGW encoded by the coding sequence ATGTCCGGTAGGGCGACTTTCCTGCGGCTGAGCCTGGCGGCGGGCGCGCTCCTGATGCCGTACACGCTCGATGCGGCGGCGAACGTGGTTCTGTTCAACGCGGACCCGGCGGGGAGCGGATTCAACGATCCAACGCCGGTGGCTCCGGTGGGCGGCAATGCGGGGACGACGCTCGGGCAGCAGCGGCTGAATGCGTTCCAGGCGGCGCTGAACATCTGGGGCGCGACACTGACGAGCAGCATCGACATCGTGGTTTACTCGACGTTCGAACCGCTGAGCTGCAACGCGACGTCGGCGGTGTTGGGATCGGCGGGTCCGATTTCCGTGTTTCGCGATTTCACGGGCGCGCCAGTGGCGGGCCACTGGTATCACAACGCGCTGGCGAACAAGCTGGCGGGTTCGGATCTTTCGACAGGCGATCCGTCACCGTTGAACAACGCGGAGATCCGGGCGCGTTTCAATTCGAACCTGGGGACGACGGGCTGCCTGACGGGCGTGCCGTTCTATCTGGGGCTGGACAACAACCACGGCGCGGCGATCGATCTGATCGCGGTGGTGCTGCACGAGGTGGGGCACGGGCTCGGGTTTTCGACGACGACCAGCGGAACGTCTGGAAACTTCCTGGCGAGTTTTCCGAGCATCTACGATCACTACGCGTTGGACACGTCGACCAACAAGTTGTGGGACCAGATGACGCCGGGTGAGCGTGTGGCGTCGGCGATAAACACAGGCAACCTGGTGTGGAGCGGCGCGAACGTAACGGGATCCGCAACGAGCGTGCTGCAGAACGGGGCGCCTGTGATGAATGTCGCGTCGCCGGGAAGCGTGGCCGGGGTCTACGAAGTGGGGCCGGCCTTGTTCGGACCGCCGCTGACTCCGGCGGGCGTGACGGGCGAACTGATGCAGGTGGTCGATCAAGCGAACGGAACCGGGTTAGCGTGCAGCCCGTTGAGCGGCGCGAATGCGTTGGCGGTGAATAACAACATCGCGTTGATTGACCGGGGCACGTGCGGGTTCACCGTCAAGGTGGCGAACGCGCAGGCGGCGGGGGCGAAGGCGGTGGTGATCGCCGACAACGCCGCGGGCTCTCCTCCGGCGTCGCTGGGCGGCACGGACCCATCGATTACGATTCCGTCGGTGCGGATCACGCAGGCGGACGGGAATCTGCTGAAGCAGGCGCTGCGATTCCGGTCGCGGACGCGGTCCGGGGTATCGTTGACGCTGCTCCTGGACCTGTCGAGACTGGCGGGAGCAGACCCAACGGGGCGCGTGCGGTTGTTCGCGCCGAATCCATTTCAGAGCGGGTCGTCGGTGTCGCACTGGGACACGACGGCGACTCCGAATCTGCTGATGGAGCCGGCGATCAACGGCGACCTGACGCATTCGGTGATTGTTCCGCAGGATCTGACGTTCCGTCAACTGCAGGATATCGGCTGGTAG
- a CDS encoding HEAT repeat domain-containing protein has translation MGALAARHEGRGLSLVEALRAVMLDPGLSQFDRAEVGRLLLLVRGERPLDDLLELFFSQSEKDPLYLTALTLETLGDQRAIGPLIEALEDENPHRRHAAARALGWITPSTRRAALALARCLADREQAQPAREEAAESLAYVGTRETIDALIGVLGDTDVRIRFWAVFGLGQSCRGEPRAALALEGMLDDYEEPPGNWWPVRLEALSALVGISGVKERHAAVARAEVKRIAGDAEATDGEKRWAEGHTWV, from the coding sequence TTGGGGGCCTTGGCAGCGAGGCACGAGGGCCGCGGGCTTTCGCTTGTCGAGGCCTTGCGGGCGGTGATGCTCGATCCGGGCCTGAGCCAGTTCGACCGGGCCGAGGTGGGACGGCTTCTTCTGCTGGTGCGTGGCGAGCGGCCTTTGGACGATCTGCTGGAGCTTTTCTTCTCGCAGAGCGAGAAGGACCCGCTCTACCTGACGGCATTGACGCTGGAAACGTTGGGCGACCAGCGCGCCATCGGGCCGTTGATCGAGGCGCTGGAGGATGAGAATCCGCACCGGCGTCACGCGGCGGCTCGCGCGTTGGGGTGGATCACGCCGTCGACGCGGAGGGCGGCGCTCGCATTGGCTCGATGCCTGGCCGATCGCGAACAGGCTCAACCGGCCCGGGAAGAGGCGGCGGAGTCGCTGGCCTACGTCGGGACGCGGGAGACGATCGATGCGTTGATCGGGGTGCTGGGCGATACGGATGTCCGCATCCGGTTTTGGGCGGTTTTCGGTTTGGGGCAAAGCTGCCGGGGTGAGCCGCGGGCGGCGCTGGCTTTGGAGGGGATGCTCGACGACTACGAGGAGCCTCCGGGGAATTGGTGGCCGGTACGCTTGGAAGCGCTTTCGGCGCTGGTTGGGATTTCAGGGGTGAAGGAGCGCCACGCCGCGGTGGCGAGGGCCGAAGTGAAACGGATCGCCGGGGACGCGGAGGCGACCGACGGGGAGAAGCGATGGGCGGAGGGGCATACCTGGGTGTGA
- a CDS encoding OmpA family protein codes for MRRAPVLIFSVAASLCAQQPKAYPDGRGGEVRLPLGDLSFADEVVSFRPGSPSASAANSIPDEAIGPPDYKASVDDNYLTLGCGGELVVRFADNTLGDVAGPDIFIFEIGPAVESTELAVSNDAQTWIPVGRIAGAVASIDIESYVKPGDTFRYLRMTDGKSVCSGEWPGADIDAVAAIGAGRRITLDASVLFAVDRSDLAPAAEAVLNDLAAQLRGLRNVRIVLEGHTDSTGSAPHNLDLSLARAAAVSRFLTANAGISADALQTAGFGETQPIAPNDTDANRAKNRRVEVLILAR; via the coding sequence ATGCGTAGGGCTCCCGTGCTCATCTTCTCCGTCGCTGCTTCACTGTGCGCCCAGCAGCCGAAGGCCTACCCGGACGGGCGCGGCGGCGAAGTCCGCCTTCCCCTCGGCGACCTCTCGTTCGCCGACGAGGTCGTCTCCTTCCGCCCCGGCTCCCCGTCGGCCTCCGCCGCCAACAGCATTCCCGACGAAGCAATCGGCCCACCGGACTACAAGGCCAGCGTCGATGATAACTACCTCACCCTCGGCTGCGGCGGCGAGTTGGTCGTCCGCTTCGCCGACAACACGCTCGGCGATGTCGCCGGCCCCGACATATTCATCTTTGAGATCGGGCCCGCCGTCGAATCCACCGAACTCGCCGTCTCCAACGACGCCCAAACCTGGATCCCGGTCGGCCGAATCGCCGGAGCCGTCGCTTCCATCGACATCGAAAGCTATGTCAAACCGGGCGACACGTTCCGCTACCTCCGCATGACCGACGGCAAGTCCGTCTGCAGCGGCGAATGGCCCGGCGCCGATATCGACGCCGTTGCCGCCATCGGCGCCGGCCGCCGCATCACCCTCGACGCCTCGGTGCTGTTCGCCGTCGACCGGTCCGATCTCGCGCCGGCCGCCGAAGCGGTACTCAACGATCTCGCCGCCCAACTCCGCGGCCTGCGCAACGTCCGCATCGTGCTCGAAGGTCACACCGACAGCACCGGCTCGGCCCCGCACAACCTCGATCTTTCCCTTGCCCGCGCCGCCGCGGTCTCCCGTTTCCTTACGGCCAATGCAGGCATCTCCGCCGACGCCCTGCAGACCGCCGGCTTCGGCGAAACGCAGCCGATCGCCCCCAACGATACCGACGCCAACCGCGCGAAAAACCGCCGCGTCGAAGTCCTCATCCTCGCCCGCTGA
- a CDS encoding DinB family protein, producing MPDLTLSAALSHTAVEDLNQLRDRIVTCLGKLTDDQIWARAASNENAIGNLVLHLCGNVRQWIGFGLGGKPDIRVRDREFQAQGGATRQELAERISAVVDDAVAVISSLDEAALLRPTTVQGYNVTGVAVLVHVVQHFGQHTGQIILLTKHATGEDLGFYAHLSNPTHAEKTP from the coding sequence ATGCCGGATCTCACTCTCAGCGCCGCCCTCTCCCACACCGCCGTCGAGGACTTGAACCAGCTTCGTGACCGCATCGTCACCTGCCTTGGCAAGCTCACCGACGATCAGATCTGGGCCCGCGCCGCCAGCAACGAAAACGCGATCGGCAACCTCGTTCTCCACCTCTGCGGCAACGTCCGCCAATGGATCGGCTTCGGCCTCGGCGGCAAACCCGACATTCGCGTCCGCGACCGTGAGTTTCAAGCCCAGGGCGGCGCCACCCGCCAGGAACTGGCCGAACGGATCTCCGCCGTCGTCGACGATGCCGTCGCCGTCATCTCCTCGCTCGACGAAGCCGCGCTTCTGCGCCCAACCACCGTTCAAGGCTACAACGTCACCGGTGTCGCCGTCCTCGTTCACGTGGTCCAGCACTTCGGCCAGCACACCGGGCAGATCATCCTCCTCACCAAGCACGCCACCGGAGAGGACCTCGGCTTCTACGCGCATTTGAGCAATCCCACTCACGCGGAGAAAACTCCTTGA
- a CDS encoding Gfo/Idh/MocA family oxidoreductase, which translates to MALAGTLLARRDFLSGLAALRLPRKIRIGMIGLDGHTGEVLAPLPHIPDAEVVALYDPAPATVARFLKSPACKNAKAHTDYRKMLDTEKLDVVGICNENSGHAPAILECLGRGIHVISEKPIATELADMPKLRKAVAAGPAKFTAMLPMRFDSPYLGLKQLVDSGELGEVFQIDGQKSYKPSARPPWYFKRQTYGGTMPWIGIHMIDLMLFTSGRNFTEAAGFQNHIGFPETGDTENVTATVFRLDNGGVALLRMDYLRPKAADSHGDDRLRLAGSKGIAEYMGATGVTVMSDRRGRTVITDLPARRSLFTEFLDHIYNGKPAPIAWKEIERGHEIVLVARDAMEAHRIQKI; encoded by the coding sequence ATGGCACTCGCTGGAACTCTACTCGCTCGCCGCGACTTCCTGAGCGGACTCGCGGCCCTCCGCCTGCCCAGGAAGATCCGCATCGGCATGATCGGGCTCGACGGCCATACCGGCGAGGTCCTGGCGCCACTCCCCCACATCCCCGACGCCGAAGTCGTCGCCCTCTACGACCCCGCGCCCGCCACCGTCGCCCGCTTCCTCAAGTCCCCCGCGTGCAAGAACGCCAAGGCGCACACCGACTACCGCAAGATGCTCGATACCGAAAAGCTCGATGTCGTCGGCATCTGCAACGAAAACTCCGGCCACGCCCCCGCCATCCTCGAATGCCTCGGCCGCGGCATCCATGTCATCTCCGAAAAACCCATCGCCACCGAACTGGCCGACATGCCGAAACTCCGCAAGGCCGTCGCCGCCGGACCCGCGAAGTTCACCGCCATGCTCCCCATGCGATTCGATTCCCCTTACCTCGGCCTCAAGCAACTCGTCGACTCCGGAGAACTCGGCGAAGTATTCCAAATCGACGGCCAGAAATCGTACAAGCCCAGCGCGCGCCCGCCCTGGTACTTCAAGCGCCAAACCTACGGCGGCACCATGCCCTGGATCGGCATCCACATGATCGACCTGATGCTGTTCACCTCCGGCCGCAACTTCACCGAAGCCGCCGGCTTCCAGAACCACATCGGCTTCCCCGAAACCGGCGACACGGAGAACGTAACCGCCACCGTCTTCCGCCTCGATAACGGCGGCGTCGCCCTCCTCCGCATGGATTACCTCCGGCCCAAGGCCGCCGACTCCCACGGCGATGACCGCCTCCGCCTCGCAGGCTCCAAAGGCATCGCCGAATACATGGGCGCCACCGGCGTCACCGTCATGTCAGACCGCCGCGGCCGCACCGTCATCACCGACCTCCCCGCCCGCCGGTCTCTCTTCACCGAGTTCCTCGACCACATCTACAACGGCAAGCCCGCGCCCATCGCCTGGAAAGAAATCGAGCGCGGACACGAAATTGTGCTCGTTGCCCGCGACGCCATGGAGGCGCACCGCATCCAAAAAATATAG
- a CDS encoding RidA family protein, producing MSTRRKMLTAAAAAAVPAAAQSRRAQARSGGRVKEAHWFAPKPAGTPLYSEAISYGDMVFVSGHGVAQGDIRQQTKEVLDRIEGALKAAGSSLDKALKVNVYLQNLDDYKAMNETYLGRFGATPPVRTTVAVAGIPLAGALVEIECIAHR from the coding sequence ATGTCCACAAGACGCAAAATGCTAACCGCCGCGGCCGCAGCCGCCGTTCCCGCCGCCGCTCAGAGCCGGAGGGCGCAGGCCCGATCGGGAGGCCGAGTGAAGGAGGCGCACTGGTTCGCGCCGAAGCCGGCGGGCACTCCGCTCTACAGCGAGGCGATCTCGTACGGCGACATGGTGTTCGTTTCCGGCCACGGTGTGGCCCAGGGAGATATCCGGCAGCAGACGAAAGAAGTGCTGGACCGGATCGAAGGGGCGCTGAAGGCGGCGGGATCGTCGCTGGACAAGGCGCTGAAGGTGAATGTGTATCTGCAGAATCTCGACGACTACAAGGCGATGAACGAGACGTACCTGGGACGGTTCGGCGCGACGCCGCCGGTGCGGACGACGGTGGCGGTGGCGGGGATTCCATTGGCGGGGGCGCTAGTGGAGATCGAGTGCATCGCCCATCGCTAG
- a CDS encoding NAD(P)-dependent oxidoreductase codes for MRILVTGSSGCIGAWTVKQFLDRDIEVLCCDLREDWSRLSLISGHEPGAKLRFVAGQIEDTEFVKRVIRDEGITHVVHLAAVLMPFCQANPVAGAMIDVIGTLNVFEGAREAGRPVRVVYASSSAVWGPEEQYGARNLSEADAVNPQTHYGVFKQSNEGNARVFFSANGISSIGLRPWTVYGPGRDHGLTADPTLAMKAVARREPFQIRVSGFMDLQYVEDVAETFVRCAVSDLAGAHVFNLAGDIVAMDDLVGMLERLRPEAKGLITVSGPQVPVSYRMDASGLHAAVPGIPRTGLEEGIRRTVEVFEGAS; via the coding sequence ATGCGAATTCTCGTTACCGGGTCTTCCGGGTGCATCGGCGCGTGGACAGTCAAGCAGTTTCTCGATCGCGACATTGAGGTGCTGTGCTGCGATTTGCGGGAGGACTGGTCGCGTCTGTCGCTGATCTCGGGACATGAGCCGGGCGCGAAGCTGCGGTTCGTGGCGGGGCAGATCGAGGACACGGAGTTCGTGAAGCGCGTGATTCGCGACGAAGGGATCACGCACGTGGTGCACCTGGCGGCGGTGCTGATGCCGTTCTGCCAGGCGAATCCAGTGGCGGGCGCGATGATCGACGTGATCGGGACGCTGAATGTGTTCGAGGGCGCGCGCGAAGCAGGGCGGCCGGTGCGGGTGGTGTATGCGTCGTCGTCGGCGGTATGGGGTCCGGAGGAGCAGTACGGGGCGCGGAACCTGAGTGAGGCGGACGCGGTGAATCCGCAGACGCACTACGGGGTGTTCAAGCAATCGAACGAAGGGAACGCGCGGGTGTTTTTTTCGGCGAACGGGATATCGAGCATCGGGCTGCGGCCGTGGACGGTTTATGGTCCGGGACGGGATCACGGGTTGACGGCGGACCCGACGCTGGCGATGAAGGCCGTGGCGCGGCGGGAGCCGTTCCAGATCCGGGTTTCCGGGTTTATGGATTTGCAGTATGTGGAGGACGTGGCGGAGACGTTCGTGCGGTGCGCGGTGTCGGACCTGGCGGGGGCGCATGTGTTCAACCTGGCGGGCGACATTGTGGCGATGGACGATTTGGTGGGGATGCTCGAGCGGCTGCGTCCGGAGGCGAAGGGTTTGATCACGGTAAGCGGTCCGCAAGTGCCGGTGTCGTATCGGATGGACGCGTCGGGGTTGCATGCGGCCGTGCCGGGGATTCCGCGGACGGGGTTGGAGGAGGGGATCCGGCGGACGGTGGAAGTGTTCGAGGGGGCGTCCTAG
- a CDS encoding Gfo/Idh/MocA family oxidoreductase — protein sequence MSSDSNPSMQRREFFLRASGAGTAFAATAYAAAKPAAKTAGRVLGANDRINVGVIGTGGRGTYVAREFAKAGAGEGNAQIIACCDVYQKRVNKNVEFHSQGGKKVDGYLDWHEVVGRPDIDAVIVATPDHWHAPIALAAMNAGKDVYLEKPMCHTIDEARQLVETVKATGRVLQVGSQTTSGDQWAQARKAIGDGMLGKMILSQGSYHRNSVEGEWNWPIEESAGPDKKGEDYIDWKMWLGNAQKRSWDPDRFFRFRKYWDYSGGIATDLFYHVVAPMNICWGKAQFPSKVTAGGGKYVFTNDREVPDTFHLIGEYDEGHSIVLSSSMANSQHIPGLIRGHGASLIMVEHGRFEGFAPYITLKAERDRRTKKYVVPELEDKYKGEDEIKIPVTENNTMQTHVLNFLSCMRTRQKPTLDVETGARAQALISMAVQSYREGRVLYFDDKNWKVVPKAPRA from the coding sequence ATGTCCTCGGATTCGAACCCTTCGATGCAGCGGCGAGAGTTTTTCCTGCGCGCCAGCGGCGCGGGCACCGCGTTTGCGGCAACCGCGTATGCGGCGGCCAAGCCGGCGGCCAAGACGGCCGGGCGCGTGCTCGGCGCCAACGACCGGATCAACGTGGGCGTGATTGGGACCGGCGGCCGCGGCACGTATGTGGCCCGCGAGTTCGCCAAGGCCGGCGCGGGCGAGGGCAACGCGCAGATCATTGCCTGCTGCGACGTGTACCAGAAGCGCGTGAACAAGAACGTGGAGTTTCACTCGCAGGGCGGCAAGAAGGTGGACGGCTACCTCGACTGGCATGAGGTGGTGGGGCGGCCGGATATCGACGCCGTGATCGTGGCGACGCCGGACCATTGGCATGCGCCGATCGCGTTGGCGGCGATGAACGCCGGCAAGGACGTTTATCTCGAAAAGCCGATGTGCCACACGATCGACGAGGCGCGGCAGCTTGTGGAGACGGTGAAGGCCACCGGCCGGGTGCTACAGGTGGGTTCGCAGACGACGTCGGGCGACCAGTGGGCGCAGGCGCGGAAGGCGATCGGCGACGGGATGCTGGGCAAGATGATCCTGAGCCAGGGCAGCTACCATCGCAATTCGGTGGAAGGCGAGTGGAACTGGCCGATCGAGGAGTCGGCGGGTCCTGACAAGAAGGGCGAGGATTACATCGACTGGAAGATGTGGCTCGGCAACGCGCAGAAGCGGTCCTGGGATCCGGACCGATTCTTCCGTTTCCGGAAGTATTGGGATTACTCGGGCGGAATCGCGACGGACCTCTTCTATCACGTCGTGGCGCCGATGAACATCTGCTGGGGCAAGGCGCAGTTCCCGTCGAAGGTGACGGCCGGCGGCGGCAAGTACGTTTTCACGAATGACCGCGAAGTGCCGGATACGTTCCACCTGATCGGCGAGTACGACGAAGGCCACTCGATTGTGTTGAGCTCGTCGATGGCGAACTCGCAGCACATTCCGGGCCTGATCCGCGGGCATGGCGCTTCGCTGATCATGGTGGAGCATGGACGGTTCGAAGGCTTCGCGCCGTACATCACGCTGAAGGCCGAGCGCGACCGCCGCACGAAGAAGTACGTCGTGCCGGAGCTCGAGGACAAGTACAAAGGCGAGGACGAGATCAAGATTCCGGTGACGGAGAACAACACGATGCAGACGCACGTGCTGAACTTCCTGAGCTGCATGCGGACGCGGCAGAAGCCGACGCTCGACGTGGAGACCGGCGCGCGTGCGCAGGCGCTCATCTCGATGGCCGTGCAGAGCTACCGCGAAGGCCGCGTGCTGTATTTCGACGACAAGAACTGGAAGGTGGTTCCGAAGGCCCCGCGGGCTTGA
- the udk gene encoding uridine kinase: MIEPLVIGIAGPSGAGKTYLAKRLAETEPGAFAFLALDSYYFPLDHLSEGDRAAVNFDHPSAIDWELAAAHVGALKSGEAVEQPAYRFEVHTRAAEGVRVEPRKYVLVEGILALHEERVRRLMDLKVYVESVDNECYRRRMERDCRERGRTPESVERQYRETVRPMAEAYVWPSRAWADIVVTGTEPVQAAVARITSAIAGY, translated from the coding sequence TTGATCGAACCGCTGGTGATAGGAATTGCCGGTCCTTCCGGGGCCGGCAAGACATACCTGGCAAAGCGCCTGGCCGAAACCGAGCCGGGCGCTTTCGCATTTCTGGCGCTGGATTCGTACTACTTCCCGCTGGATCATCTGAGCGAGGGGGATCGGGCGGCGGTGAACTTCGATCATCCCTCGGCGATCGACTGGGAGTTGGCGGCGGCGCACGTGGGGGCGCTGAAGTCCGGGGAAGCGGTGGAGCAGCCGGCGTACCGGTTCGAGGTGCACACGCGGGCGGCGGAGGGGGTGCGGGTGGAGCCGCGCAAGTACGTGCTGGTAGAGGGGATCCTGGCGTTGCACGAGGAACGGGTGCGGCGGCTGATGGATCTGAAGGTCTACGTGGAATCAGTGGACAACGAGTGCTACCGGCGGCGGATGGAGCGGGATTGCCGGGAGCGGGGCCGGACACCGGAGAGCGTGGAGCGGCAATACCGGGAGACGGTTCGGCCGATGGCGGAGGCGTACGTGTGGCCGTCCCGCGCGTGGGCGGACATCGTGGTGACGGGAACCGAGCCGGTTCAAGCGGCGGTGGCGCGAATCACGTCGGCGATTGCGGGATACTGA
- the serS gene encoding serine--tRNA ligase, translating into MHDLAFFRGNLEAVAERLATRGYTLDLEAFRDLDKRRRAALTEVERLKAQKNAASMEIGKLKKAGADTEAEQRRVREIGDRIGELEKGTEALDGEYRDQLSRIPNLPHESVPAGDSAEGNVKAGEWGTPRAFDFTPKAHWDLGPELGILDMERAAKVTGARFAVYWGAGAKLERALINFMLDVHTREHGYTEVLPPFMINSASLYGTGQLPKFAEDLFKLEGTDFWLAPTAEVPVTNLYRAETLDADALPISLCAYTPCFRSEAGAYGRDVRGIIRQHQFQKVELVKFTRPDQSYEQLEKLTSDAEDILKRLGLPFRRMALCTGDMGFSSAKTYDLEVWLPGLGEYKEISSCSNFEAFQARRAGIRCKAKGKSEFAHTLNGSGLAVGRTWLAVLENYQQADGSVVIPEALRPYLQAERIDPKGQLVA; encoded by the coding sequence ATGCACGATCTTGCTTTTTTCCGGGGCAACCTGGAGGCGGTGGCCGAGCGTCTGGCGACGCGCGGTTACACGTTGGACCTCGAGGCATTCCGGGACCTGGACAAGCGGCGGCGCGCTGCGCTGACGGAGGTGGAACGGCTCAAGGCGCAGAAGAACGCGGCAAGCATGGAGATCGGCAAGCTGAAGAAAGCGGGCGCGGATACAGAGGCTGAGCAGCGGCGAGTGCGCGAGATCGGCGACCGGATCGGGGAACTCGAGAAGGGGACCGAGGCGCTGGACGGCGAGTATCGGGACCAGTTGTCGCGGATACCGAACCTGCCGCACGAGAGCGTCCCGGCGGGCGATTCGGCCGAGGGCAACGTGAAGGCGGGCGAGTGGGGCACGCCGCGGGCGTTCGATTTCACACCGAAGGCGCATTGGGATCTGGGTCCGGAGTTGGGCATCCTCGACATGGAGCGGGCGGCGAAGGTGACGGGCGCGCGGTTCGCGGTGTACTGGGGCGCGGGGGCGAAGCTGGAGCGGGCGCTGATCAATTTCATGCTGGACGTGCATACGCGGGAGCACGGCTATACGGAAGTTCTGCCGCCGTTCATGATCAATTCGGCGAGCCTTTATGGGACGGGGCAGTTGCCGAAGTTCGCCGAGGATTTGTTCAAGCTGGAGGGAACGGACTTCTGGCTCGCGCCGACGGCGGAGGTGCCGGTGACGAACCTGTACCGGGCCGAGACGCTGGACGCCGATGCGTTGCCGATCAGCCTGTGTGCGTACACGCCGTGCTTCCGAAGCGAGGCGGGCGCGTATGGTCGTGACGTGCGCGGGATCATCCGGCAGCACCAGTTTCAGAAAGTGGAACTAGTGAAGTTCACGCGTCCGGACCAGAGCTACGAGCAGTTGGAGAAGCTGACGTCCGACGCCGAGGATATCCTGAAGCGGCTGGGGCTGCCGTTCCGGCGCATGGCGCTGTGCACGGGCGATATGGGATTTTCGAGCGCGAAGACGTACGATCTGGAAGTCTGGCTGCCGGGGCTCGGCGAATACAAGGAGATCTCTTCGTGCTCGAATTTCGAGGCATTCCAGGCGCGGCGCGCGGGGATCCGGTGCAAGGCGAAGGGCAAGAGCGAGTTCGCGCACACGTTGAACGGGAGCGGGCTGGCGGTAGGCCGGACGTGGCTGGCGGTGCTCGAAAACTACCAGCAGGCCGATGGCAGCGTGGTGATCCCGGAGGCCTTGCGGCCGTACCTGCAGGCGGAGCGGATCGATCCGAAGGGGCAGTTGGTGGCGTAG
- a CDS encoding amino acid permease, translating into MSLFAVKPVEQVMADSEHGEHKLNRTLTASSLIALGIGAIIGAGLFSLTGLAAAQNAGPAVVLSMLVAAIGCAFAGLCYSEFSCMIPVAGSAYTYAYTTMGEWLAWIIGWDLVLEYAVGAATVSISWSAYVVSLLHDFGINLPPQFLASPLEPLKLSDGSTIHGVMNLPAIIIVCLITLLLMIGIKESARTNAIIVVIKVAVVLVFIALGWHYINQDNYVPFIPENTGEFGKFGISGIMAGAGVIFFAYIGFDAVSTAAQEAKNPQRDMPIGIIGSLIICTVLYVAFAHVMTGMVKYTELGVAAPVAVAVDRTPYQWLNVAVKLGIIAGFTSVILVMLLGQSRVFYSMSRDGLLPRVFSEVHPTWRTPWKSNLLLLVLLIPLSGFLPLQVVGHMTSIGTLFAFVIVCVAVMIMRRTHPDRERPFKTPLVPLVPVLGVISNFAMMYSLGWDNWVRLGVWLLIGQAIFFLYSRNHSRLTAGRK; encoded by the coding sequence ATGAGTTTATTCGCGGTAAAGCCTGTGGAACAGGTGATGGCGGACTCCGAGCACGGGGAGCACAAGCTGAACCGGACGCTGACGGCGTCGAGCCTGATCGCGCTTGGCATCGGGGCGATTATTGGCGCGGGTTTGTTTTCGCTCACCGGGCTGGCGGCGGCGCAAAACGCGGGTCCGGCGGTGGTGTTGTCGATGCTGGTGGCGGCGATCGGATGCGCGTTCGCGGGGCTGTGCTATAGCGAATTTTCGTGCATGATCCCGGTGGCAGGGAGCGCTTACACCTACGCCTACACGACGATGGGCGAATGGCTGGCGTGGATCATCGGGTGGGATCTTGTGCTGGAGTACGCGGTGGGGGCGGCGACGGTGTCGATCAGTTGGTCGGCGTACGTGGTGTCGCTGCTGCACGACTTCGGGATCAACCTGCCGCCGCAGTTTCTGGCGTCGCCGCTCGAGCCGTTGAAGCTTTCGGACGGGTCGACGATTCACGGGGTCATGAACCTGCCGGCGATCATCATCGTGTGCCTGATCACGCTGCTGCTCATGATCGGGATCAAGGAATCGGCGCGGACGAACGCGATCATCGTGGTGATCAAGGTAGCGGTGGTGCTGGTGTTCATCGCGCTCGGGTGGCACTACATCAACCAGGACAACTACGTGCCGTTCATTCCGGAGAACACGGGCGAATTCGGCAAGTTCGGCATCAGCGGCATCATGGCCGGGGCGGGCGTGATCTTCTTCGCTTATATCGGTTTCGATGCGGTATCGACGGCGGCGCAGGAGGCGAAGAACCCGCAGCGGGACATGCCGATCGGGATCATCGGGTCGCTGATCATCTGCACGGTGCTGTACGTGGCGTTCGCGCACGTGATGACCGGGATGGTGAAGTACACGGAACTGGGCGTGGCGGCGCCGGTGGCGGTAGCGGTGGACCGCACTCCGTACCAATGGCTAAACGTAGCGGTGAAGCTTGGGATCATCGCCGGGTTTACGTCGGTGATCCTGGTGATGCTGCTAGGGCAATCTCGCGTGTTCTACTCGATGTCGCGGGACGGGTTGCTGCCGCGGGTGTTTTCGGAAGTGCATCCGACGTGGCGGACGCCGTGGAAGTCGAACCTGCTGCTGCTGGTGCTGCTGATTCCGTTGTCGGGCTTCCTGCCTCTGCAGGTGGTGGGACACATGACGTCGATCGGAACGCTGTTCGCGTTCGTGATCGTGTGCGTGGCGGTGATGATCATGCGGCGGACGCATCCGGACCGGGAGCGTCCATTCAAGACGCCGCTGGTGCCGCTGGTGCCGGTGCTGGGCGTGATCTCAAACTTCGCGATGATGTACTCGCTCGGCTGGGACAACTGGGTGCGGCTGGGGGTGTGGCTGCTG